From Woronichinia naegeliana WA131, the proteins below share one genomic window:
- a CDS encoding methyltransferase domain-containing protein: MTTFWQNLRANLWKLSLLGLERGPHITRYSMYASLQAQGQQLPKKVGDILSISHSQNLIELLGIQAKTLTEANYPDHNFLSLNFADESFDFVLSDQVLEHVEGNPQQAIDESWRVLRPGGIAVHTTCFINPIHLVPKDYWRFTPDALALLSQRFSKILACQGWGNFEAWLLIRDGLRFEGIPQATWHPLHQLALRNDPDWPIVTWIIAEK; the protein is encoded by the coding sequence ATGACAACTTTTTGGCAAAATTTAAGAGCTAATCTTTGGAAATTATCCCTCCTTGGCTTAGAACGTGGCCCCCACATCACTCGTTATTCCATGTATGCAAGTTTACAAGCCCAGGGTCAACAACTGCCCAAAAAAGTAGGGGATATTCTGTCCATTAGTCACTCGCAAAATTTAATCGAACTATTAGGTATTCAAGCTAAAACTTTAACCGAAGCCAATTATCCCGATCATAACTTTTTATCCCTGAACTTTGCCGATGAGTCCTTTGATTTTGTGTTGTCCGATCAAGTCTTAGAACACGTTGAAGGTAATCCCCAACAGGCCATTGATGAAAGTTGGCGAGTATTGCGACCTGGCGGTATTGCGGTTCATACCACTTGTTTTATCAATCCAATTCATCTGGTACCCAAAGATTATTGGCGATTCACCCCCGATGCCTTGGCTCTGTTGAGTCAACGATTTTCTAAGATTTTGGCTTGTCAAGGTTGGGGCAATTTTGAAGCCTGGCTATTGATTCGTGATGGTCTGCGGTTTGAAGGCATCCCCCAGGCTACTTGGCATCCTCTCCACCAGTTAGCCCTTCGCAATGATCCTGACTGGCCGATTGTGACCTGGATTATTGCGGAAAAATAG
- a CDS encoding SDR family NAD(P)-dependent oxidoreductase, protein MELTAKIALVTGGGVRVGRALVLALAEAGCSIFLHYGNSQEAALEVQAEVEALGGSIFLYQANLADATATATIIPKAVSVFGQVDILINSASIFLHEDRLLQTDVELWDKIFAINLRTPFQLSQAFAQQIGDRQGKIININDARIPHPLPDHFAYRLTKRGLWDMTEMMALELAPQITVNSLALGQILEAPGVPDPQQYLQDYADRRIPLKMPGNTKVVTDAALYLLAQDFLTGTTIKLDGGEYLRY, encoded by the coding sequence ATGGAATTAACGGCAAAAATAGCCCTAGTGACAGGAGGTGGCGTTCGTGTTGGACGGGCCCTAGTTTTGGCATTAGCGGAGGCAGGTTGTAGTATTTTTCTTCACTATGGCAATTCCCAGGAAGCCGCCCTAGAAGTTCAGGCAGAAGTGGAAGCCTTAGGAGGAAGCATATTTTTGTATCAAGCAAATTTGGCTGATGCAACCGCAACCGCAACGATTATCCCTAAAGCGGTATCCGTGTTTGGACAGGTAGATATTTTGATTAATAGTGCCTCAATTTTTCTCCATGAAGATCGGCTACTACAAACCGATGTGGAATTGTGGGATAAAATTTTTGCCATTAATTTACGCACCCCCTTCCAACTGTCTCAAGCCTTTGCCCAACAAATCGGCGATCGCCAGGGAAAAATTATTAATATTAATGATGCTCGTATTCCCCATCCTTTACCTGACCATTTTGCCTATCGTCTGACCAAAAGAGGCCTATGGGATATGACGGAAATGATGGCTCTAGAATTAGCCCCTCAAATTACGGTCAATAGTTTAGCCCTTGGACAAATTTTAGAAGCCCCAGGTGTTCCCGATCCCCAACAATATCTACAGGATTATGCCGATCGCCGCATTCCCTTAAAAATGCCGGGCAATACCAAAGTGGTGACGGATGCGGCCCTATATTTACTGGCACAAGATTTTTTAACGGGTACGACCATTAAATTAGATGGAGGAGAATATTTACGATATTAA
- a CDS encoding type I-C CRISPR-associated protein Cas8c/Csd1 has protein sequence MTILTQLVKFGESIVSKLPPTGYAELTVYYQIRLNPDGSFYLLEPLETAQFDHKGKPKKPKAGRKYDCPHIRRNALQPKLITDTAKYVLGDGPENEAYLALLERCYRETNESAVKAILAFLQTKPSLEIDPSLAVMFAIKDESILVHDLPSVQRFWARYVDELTGENRLLGQCLATGEVAPITTKFALQVKGVPGTNAQGGSLLSAYLDSCSSYGLEGALVSPLSVQADELLSQALSYLLREQKHHIAIANIVYAFWSDSGLASGDLFGTPNSQAVKDYLSQFQQSKQNIDPDWQFYILALTGNAGRIVVRDWVEIQEPNFAAHYQQWLDSQILNSQAQNDSSQPHFLPGYGREWSDKSGDHRWGYLSIWQLARAGVRESKEILPRTVNSIVRNAIYGEPLPSAFIQNICHRNRIEGVELFSSLSYARSLALNMYIHSLQRRNQVTPTHEIAFQYGRLLGVHALLEQEAKTNKKKGQYFQLTNTNAMKAYASAGCSPLPMSHRLGSGATHHLALFESWQFKTMQSYVERLAEINAKIADLTEKTDIPQVFDTNAQAHFDLGFWSELHRKTKEADKSDTQSNADD, from the coding sequence ATGACAATCCTAACTCAATTGGTTAAATTTGGAGAATCAATTGTTTCTAAATTACCGCCCACTGGTTACGCTGAATTAACCGTTTATTATCAGATTCGCTTGAATCCTGATGGCAGTTTTTATCTCTTAGAACCATTGGAAACCGCACAATTTGATCATAAGGGTAAACCCAAAAAGCCGAAAGCTGGACGCAAATACGATTGTCCCCATATTCGTCGCAATGCCCTGCAACCCAAATTAATTACCGACACTGCCAAATATGTGTTAGGAGACGGCCCCGAAAATGAAGCTTATTTAGCTCTTTTGGAACGCTGTTATCGAGAAACTAACGAATCGGCTGTTAAGGCTATTTTAGCGTTTTTGCAAACCAAACCGAGTCTAGAAATTGATCCCAGTTTAGCGGTGATGTTTGCCATTAAGGATGAGTCAATCCTAGTCCATGATTTACCTTCTGTTCAGCGATTTTGGGCAAGATATGTGGATGAGTTAACGGGAGAAAATCGTCTTTTAGGGCAATGTTTAGCGACAGGAGAAGTTGCTCCCATCACGACTAAATTTGCTTTACAGGTTAAGGGTGTACCTGGCACGAATGCCCAGGGCGGTTCTTTACTCAGTGCCTATCTTGACTCCTGTTCTTCCTATGGCTTGGAAGGGGCCTTAGTGTCTCCTCTCAGTGTACAAGCAGATGAACTTTTATCCCAGGCTCTCAGTTATCTTCTCCGTGAGCAAAAGCATCACATTGCGATCGCCAATATCGTCTATGCTTTTTGGAGTGATTCTGGGTTAGCCAGTGGCGATTTGTTTGGTACTCCTAATTCTCAAGCAGTGAAAGATTATCTATCGCAATTCCAGCAGTCCAAGCAAAATATTGATCCCGATTGGCAATTTTATATTTTAGCGTTAACGGGGAATGCGGGACGTATTGTTGTGCGTGATTGGGTAGAAATTCAGGAACCTAATTTTGCGGCCCATTATCAGCAATGGCTGGACAGTCAAATTCTCAATAGTCAAGCTCAAAATGATTCTTCCCAACCTCATTTTTTACCTGGTTATGGTCGAGAATGGTCGGATAAGTCGGGGGATCATCGTTGGGGTTATCTGAGTATTTGGCAGTTAGCTAGGGCGGGGGTTCGAGAGTCTAAGGAAATTTTACCTCGCACGGTTAATAGTATTGTTCGCAATGCTATCTATGGGGAACCATTACCGAGCGCCTTTATCCAAAATATTTGTCATCGTAATCGAATTGAAGGCGTTGAACTCTTTAGTTCATTGTCCTATGCGCGATCGCTGGCTCTCAATATGTATATTCATTCTCTACAAAGGAGGAATCAAGTGACACCAACACATGAAATTGCGTTTCAGTATGGGCGTTTATTAGGAGTCCATGCTCTTTTAGAACAGGAAGCCAAAACTAATAAGAAAAAGGGACAATATTTTCAACTTACTAATACAAATGCTATGAAAGCCTATGCTTCAGCAGGTTGTTCTCCCTTACCCATGAGTCATCGTTTAGGATCAGGGGCTACACATCATTTAGCCTTATTTGAAAGTTGGCAATTTAAGACTATGCAAAGTTACGTTGAACGTTTAGCTGAAATTAACGCAAAAATTGCTGATTTAACTGAAAAGACTGATATTCCCCAGGTTTTTGATACCAATGCCCAAGCCCATTTTGATCTAGGTTTTTGGTCTGAGTTACATCGCAAAACCAAGGAGGCTGATAAATCCGATACGCAGTCTAACGCGGATGATTAA
- a CDS encoding NUDIX domain-containing protein encodes MATTQPQYPLTTVGALLRNREGQILIVKTTKWRGTWGIPGGKVEWGETLETAVQRELQEEVGLTLTNIRFALLQEAVNDPQFYQPAHFVLVNYYADSLSSDVIPNEEIVEWQWVTPEQSFTFPLNSFTRILIEAYLNDNP; translated from the coding sequence ATGGCGACAACACAACCGCAATACCCCCTCACCACTGTCGGCGCGCTACTCCGCAATCGGGAAGGTCAAATTCTCATTGTCAAAACCACCAAATGGCGAGGAACCTGGGGAATTCCAGGCGGAAAAGTCGAGTGGGGCGAAACCCTAGAAACAGCCGTTCAACGGGAACTCCAGGAAGAAGTGGGCTTAACTTTAACCAATATTCGCTTTGCGTTACTTCAGGAAGCTGTCAATGATCCGCAATTTTATCAACCCGCCCATTTTGTGTTAGTGAACTACTATGCAGACAGTCTTTCCAGCGACGTTATTCCCAATGAAGAGATCGTCGAATGGCAATGGGTGACACCGGAACAGAGTTTTACCTTTCCCCTCAATTCCTTTACTCGTATTTTGATCGAAGCCTATCTCAATGATAACCCTTAA
- a CDS encoding glycosyltransferase family 4 protein: MKLLFVSSPVSSLNSGRLGGVALNIQDISREMLRRGHQLQIVAPPDSAVASLPIKEIAGEIQPLIPEPTYNDPVLIPDNTVLGNMWDYARKVQADCDLIVDFGYEWLPFYLSPFFSCPVLHYVCIGSWTAVMDRAIERLAHLCPGTLGAHTRSQAATYSVPESFRILGGAVDITQYEFCPEPGDSLAWVGRISPEKGLEDAVAAADATGINLKVFGYLQDREYWEQIRQNYPHAAMEYMGFLPTEKFQTELGKCRALLMTHKWVEALGRVALEALACGVPVISYRRGGPSEIVVDGKTGWLVEPDNLEELIGAMKRIDQIDRHRCRQRVEREYSLPAFADRVQQWFQDVLHHR, from the coding sequence ATGAAATTACTCTTTGTTTCTAGTCCTGTCAGTTCCTTAAACTCTGGTCGCTTGGGGGGCGTGGCACTCAATATACAGGATATTAGTCGGGAAATGCTGCGACGAGGACATCAATTACAAATTGTCGCCCCCCCAGACTCAGCAGTTGCATCCTTACCTATTAAAGAGATAGCCGGAGAAATCCAACCCTTAATCCCCGAACCCACTTATAACGACCCAGTACTAATTCCAGATAACACGGTTCTAGGGAATATGTGGGATTATGCCCGCAAAGTCCAGGCTGATTGTGACTTAATTGTTGACTTTGGTTACGAATGGTTACCGTTTTACCTGTCGCCATTTTTTAGTTGTCCCGTTCTCCACTATGTCTGTATCGGTTCCTGGACCGCAGTCATGGATCGGGCGATCGAAAGATTAGCGCACCTGTGTCCGGGGACACTGGGGGCTCATACAAGGTCCCAAGCTGCCACCTACTCAGTACCAGAATCATTTCGCATTTTAGGTGGAGCAGTTGACATCACTCAATACGAATTTTGCCCAGAACCCGGAGATAGTTTGGCCTGGGTAGGGCGAATTTCACCAGAAAAGGGACTTGAAGATGCCGTTGCTGCTGCTGATGCTACAGGCATCAATCTGAAAGTTTTTGGGTATCTTCAAGATCGAGAGTATTGGGAACAGATCCGCCAGAACTATCCCCATGCTGCGATGGAATATATGGGTTTTTTACCGACGGAAAAGTTCCAAACCGAATTAGGAAAATGTCGGGCCTTGCTGATGACCCATAAGTGGGTGGAGGCTTTGGGAAGGGTAGCACTAGAAGCACTTGCTTGCGGCGTTCCCGTAATTTCCTACCGCCGGGGCGGACCGTCAGAGATTGTTGTGGATGGCAAAACTGGCTGGTTAGTGGAACCTGATAACCTAGAGGAGTTAATAGGGGCAATGAAGCGTATTGACCAAATCGATCGCCATCGGTGTCGCCAACGGGTAGAAAGAGAATATTCATTGCCAGCATTTGCAGATCGAGTACAACAATGGTTTCAAGATGTTTTGCATCACAGATAG
- a CDS encoding class I SAM-dependent methyltransferase, translating to MSSSGQISSQVSNNTEEDLFTLSTEEYLKDVLAMNYLTPLAGQYFPWSAYALRPSGLVKILNQILINGHLQIVECGGGVSTLYIARLFQRNGISGHLYCIEHSLDWLNFLVERLAQENLESYVTLIYAPLKSCELSLENLDWYDTEKIRQQLSASQKIDCLLVDGPPAYLPGMQFSRFPAFPFFQDQFNPNATIVLDDINRSGEREILRRWQALLPISFYTSEGNVAIANLNKNIQF from the coding sequence ATGAGTTCTTCTGGTCAAATATCTAGTCAAGTGAGTAATAATACTGAGGAAGATTTATTTACTCTATCCACAGAGGAGTACTTAAAGGATGTCCTTGCCATGAATTATTTAACTCCTTTAGCAGGTCAATATTTTCCTTGGAGTGCCTACGCTCTGCGTCCTAGTGGTTTAGTTAAAATCCTCAATCAGATTTTAATTAATGGTCATTTACAGATCGTGGAATGTGGAGGGGGAGTCTCAACCTTGTATATCGCCCGTCTCTTTCAGCGTAATGGTATTTCAGGTCATCTCTATTGCATTGAACATAGTTTAGACTGGTTAAATTTTCTCGTAGAACGATTAGCCCAAGAAAATCTAGAAAGTTATGTCACCTTGATTTATGCTCCCCTTAAATCCTGTGAGTTAAGTCTGGAAAATTTAGATTGGTACGATACCGAAAAAATTCGTCAGCAACTCTCTGCCAGTCAAAAAATTGATTGCTTATTAGTAGATGGCCCCCCTGCTTATCTTCCTGGGATGCAATTTTCTCGCTTTCCTGCTTTTCCCTTTTTCCAAGACCAATTTAACCCTAACGCTACAATTGTTTTGGATGATATTAATCGTTCAGGAGAACGGGAAATTTTACGCCGTTGGCAAGCTTTATTACCCATCAGCTTTTATACCTCGGAAGGCAATGTAGCGATCGCTAATCTCAATAAGAATATTCAATTTTGA
- a CDS encoding L-threonylcarbamoyladenylate synthase produces MPLVSQSELITAAIAGAVVSFPTDTVPALAVKPEESAKIYQLKQRSLDKPLILMVASPDEVWPYIEGTEVEIQIWKRVMAQHWPGELTLVLPASSQLPLAMNPLNDSTLGVRMPNQALALEILSQTGPLATTSANRSGEPALQFLTAIADSFPEVLTLNCANLENIQPIGNGQPSTVAQWINPNWKILRPGRIIL; encoded by the coding sequence ATGCCCCTCGTCTCCCAATCTGAACTAATTACCGCCGCGATCGCCGGTGCTGTGGTGAGTTTTCCCACCGATACTGTCCCGGCCCTGGCCGTTAAACCAGAAGAATCTGCCAAAATCTATCAGCTTAAACAGCGATCGCTAGACAAACCCCTGATTTTGATGGTGGCTTCTCCCGACGAAGTTTGGCCCTATATTGAAGGAACAGAGGTAGAAATCCAGATTTGGAAAAGAGTCATGGCTCAACATTGGCCAGGAGAATTAACCCTGGTATTACCGGCTTCTTCCCAATTGCCCCTGGCCATGAATCCTCTCAACGACTCAACCTTGGGCGTACGAATGCCCAATCAAGCTTTAGCCCTAGAAATTTTGTCCCAAACAGGGCCCCTCGCTACCACCAGTGCCAATCGATCAGGCGAACCTGCCCTACAATTTTTAACGGCGATCGCGGACAGTTTTCCTGAAGTTTTAACCTTGAACTGTGCTAATTTGGAGAATATTCAACCCATCGGAAATGGCCAGCCTTCCACCGTTGCCCAATGGATCAATCCCAACTGGAAAATTTTACGCCCAGGCCGCATTATTTTATAA
- the folB gene encoding dihydroneopterin aldolase translates to MDTLTVKGIRVYGYTGYFEAEQFLGQWFEVDLTLWLDLSKAGHSDELTDTLNYAEAVMIVQNIVKNQKFKMIERLAEAIAAGILETGKTNQVKVNLTKCQPPIPDFDGEITLEIIRSR, encoded by the coding sequence ATGGATACATTAACGGTTAAAGGCATTCGAGTTTACGGCTATACGGGCTATTTTGAAGCAGAACAATTTTTAGGACAGTGGTTTGAAGTGGATTTAACCCTCTGGCTAGATTTATCCAAGGCCGGACATAGCGATGAATTAACTGATACCCTCAATTACGCAGAAGCCGTAATGATCGTGCAGAATATTGTCAAAAATCAAAAATTTAAAATGATTGAACGCTTGGCAGAGGCGATCGCGGCGGGAATTTTAGAGACAGGTAAAACGAATCAAGTAAAGGTCAACTTAACCAAGTGTCAACCACCGATTCCCGACTTTGATGGAGAAATTACTTTGGAAATTATCCGTTCTCGTTAA
- a CDS encoding glycosyltransferase has product MSKNTQPKVSIIIPAYRAENTITLAIKSLVHQTYTNWEAAIASDDGVDYLLTLSNKGIRDLRLKQTFTGNCGSGEAVARNAAIEISTGEIIANLDADDGYEPNRLAELVPLAMEYGAAIDNTGVYNTKLVLYKRPFSDRAKVTLATPDDILKPRVPFFPVFRREFLGTGWTKVPFAADVLFNLELLSRVEKVAVHPQPLYQYYKRENSITQSATAFDTAERAYKQILALLEAGELDLTLAIRTAAKEEFSQNLRLNRVFRQYMQSGRCQNLEEFLDLTDNGHADWLQPELESITV; this is encoded by the coding sequence ATGTCCAAGAATACCCAGCCTAAAGTTAGCATTATTATTCCAGCCTACCGAGCCGAAAACACGATCACCCTAGCGATCAAAAGCCTTGTGCACCAAACTTATACTAATTGGGAAGCGGCGATCGCCTCGGATGACGGTGTGGACTATTTATTAACGCTATCGAACAAAGGTATTAGAGATCTCCGCTTGAAACAAACCTTTACCGGCAACTGTGGTAGTGGAGAAGCTGTAGCCCGTAATGCTGCCATTGAGATCTCCACAGGGGAGATAATCGCCAACCTAGATGCTGATGATGGTTACGAACCCAACAGGCTAGCAGAATTGGTTCCCCTAGCAATGGAGTACGGAGCAGCCATCGACAACACGGGTGTATATAATACGAAACTAGTTTTGTATAAGCGTCCCTTTAGCGATCGCGCAAAAGTTACCTTGGCCACGCCAGACGATATTCTCAAACCCCGCGTCCCCTTCTTCCCAGTGTTCCGGCGGGAATTTCTCGGCACGGGTTGGACAAAAGTGCCCTTCGCTGCCGATGTTCTGTTCAATCTGGAACTGTTAAGCCGGGTAGAGAAAGTTGCCGTTCACCCTCAGCCTCTTTACCAATACTACAAGCGTGAGAACTCAATCACCCAATCAGCCACAGCTTTCGACACCGCCGAACGGGCCTATAAGCAAATTCTGGCACTTTTAGAAGCCGGAGAACTGGATCTCACCCTAGCAATTCGCACCGCCGCTAAAGAAGAGTTTTCCCAAAACCTCCGCCTCAATCGCGTATTCCGCCAGTATATGCAGTCAGGACGCTGCCAAAACCTTGAAGAATTTCTCGATCTGACTGACAATGGTCATGCTGACTGGCTACAGCCCGAATTGGAATCTATTACAGTTTAG
- the cas5c gene encoding type I-C CRISPR-associated protein Cas5c — MEITFKVWGDRALFTRPEFKTEQVSYDVITPTAAKGVAEAIFWKPEIAYEIVRIGVLHPIQKTSILRNMIKSRQSDRSAKTGSVIEIEKDRTQRHALILRNVAYLITLEIRLQSHATDPLTKYTEIFKRRVAKGQCFQQPFLGCREFVAYFAEPEDSDRPLADLNTDLGLMLHSIEFAETGSKPKFFPAKIRQGVMEVTK, encoded by the coding sequence ATGGAAATTACCTTTAAGGTTTGGGGCGATCGCGCTCTTTTCACTCGACCTGAATTTAAAACTGAACAGGTGTCCTATGATGTAATCACTCCAACGGCGGCTAAGGGTGTGGCCGAGGCCATTTTTTGGAAGCCCGAAATTGCCTATGAAATTGTGCGAATTGGTGTTTTACATCCCATTCAAAAGACTTCAATTCTTCGCAATATGATCAAATCCCGTCAATCGGATCGTTCGGCAAAAACGGGGAGCGTTATCGAAATTGAAAAGGATCGAACTCAACGTCACGCCCTGATTTTACGCAATGTGGCCTATTTGATCACCCTAGAAATTCGCCTACAATCCCATGCGACCGATCCGTTAACCAAATATACGGAAATTTTTAAGCGGCGTGTAGCCAAAGGACAATGTTTTCAGCAACCATTTTTAGGTTGTCGAGAGTTTGTTGCCTATTTTGCAGAACCAGAAGATAGCGATCGCCCCTTAGCGGATTTAAACACCGATTTAGGCTTAATGTTGCATTCCATCGAGTTTGCAGAAACGGGAAGCAAACCTAAATTTTTTCCCGCCAAAATACGGCAAGGAGTAATGGAGGTGACGAAATGA
- the cas7c gene encoding type I-C CRISPR-associated protein Cas7/Csd2: MSIHLDPTKKHDFIWLLDCTNGNPNGDPDADNTPRTDLQTGHGLITDACLKRKIRNYVTLTTDQRIFVAENSILNEAIAESITANDLESKLGDKKRLTAPKDVALARDWMCQNFYDIRMFGAVLSTGKNAGQVRGAVQLSFAESLDQVLPINLSVTRCAATEATEGKDNKTMGRKNIIPYGLYKSYGFISPHFVQQTGVSTEDLALFWEAILKAFEVDRSSARGLMATQGIWIFSHESPLGNYPTHKLFDLLSIQLKSGVEYPRHFSDYEVELTADLPPNVSLTHF, from the coding sequence ATGTCTATTCATCTCGATCCGACTAAAAAACATGACTTTATCTGGCTTTTGGATTGTACAAATGGTAATCCTAATGGTGATCCTGATGCCGATAATACGCCCCGCACGGATTTACAAACGGGTCACGGTTTAATCACTGATGCTTGTCTGAAACGCAAGATTCGCAATTATGTTACTTTAACGACGGATCAACGGATTTTTGTCGCAGAGAATTCAATTCTCAATGAGGCGATCGCGGAGTCAATTACGGCCAATGATTTGGAGTCAAAGTTGGGAGACAAAAAGCGGTTAACGGCTCCCAAGGATGTGGCTTTGGCGCGGGATTGGATGTGTCAAAATTTCTATGATATTCGGATGTTTGGCGCGGTGCTTTCTACGGGTAAAAATGCGGGTCAAGTGCGCGGTGCGGTGCAATTGTCCTTTGCTGAATCTTTGGATCAAGTATTACCTATTAATTTGTCGGTGACTCGTTGTGCGGCGACGGAAGCCACTGAGGGCAAGGATAATAAGACGATGGGGCGTAAAAATATTATTCCCTATGGTCTTTATAAGAGTTATGGTTTTATTTCGCCGCATTTTGTCCAACAAACGGGTGTTTCAACGGAGGATTTAGCTTTGTTTTGGGAAGCGATACTCAAAGCGTTTGAGGTGGATCGTTCTTCGGCACGAGGATTGATGGCGACCCAGGGCATTTGGATTTTTAGCCATGAGTCTCCTTTGGGTAATTATCCTACTCACAAGTTATTTGATCTGCTTTCTATTCAGTTAAAGTCAGGGGTTGAATATCCGCGTCATTTCAGTGATTATGAGGTGGAGTTAACGGCTGATTTACCCCCAAATGTATCTCTAACTCACTTTTAG
- the prmC gene encoding peptide chain release factor N(5)-glutamine methyltransferase has product MTVWVEGQALADWRKKAQAEAIAAQIAPEEVDWLLQHCTDLDKLSLRLGTFASQDRIACTYSLTALSQIWQKRCLERCPIQYLVGAAPWRHFLLQVSPSVLIPRPETELLIDLVLAQVRHYPALATGNWVDLGTGSGAIALGLAAVLPQTSIHAVDQSADALAIAVSNAQKYDLADRIQFYQGSWWQPLTTLRGKIAGMVSNPPYIPSSDLPGLQPEVAHHEPRLALDGGEDGLTAIRYLINTAPAYLQSQGLWLIEMMAGQAPQVETLLKAQGSYDAIQIFKDLAGIERFALALRR; this is encoded by the coding sequence ATGACGGTTTGGGTTGAGGGTCAAGCTCTGGCAGATTGGCGAAAAAAAGCTCAAGCTGAGGCGATCGCGGCCCAAATCGCGCCGGAAGAAGTGGACTGGTTGCTGCAACACTGCACCGATCTGGATAAGTTATCACTAAGGTTGGGAACCTTTGCGAGTCAAGACCGGATTGCTTGTACTTACTCGTTAACGGCTCTCAGTCAAATCTGGCAAAAACGCTGCCTAGAACGTTGTCCTATACAATATCTGGTTGGAGCCGCTCCCTGGCGGCATTTTTTATTACAAGTTTCTCCGTCAGTCTTAATTCCTCGTCCCGAAACCGAACTGTTAATTGATCTGGTATTAGCTCAGGTTCGTCATTATCCTGCACTGGCTACGGGAAACTGGGTTGATTTAGGAACTGGCAGTGGGGCGATCGCCTTAGGATTAGCTGCCGTATTACCCCAGACCAGTATTCATGCAGTGGATCAAAGTGCCGATGCTTTGGCGATCGCGGTTAGTAATGCCCAAAAATATGATCTAGCCGACCGCATCCAATTTTATCAAGGCTCCTGGTGGCAACCATTGACAACTCTGCGGGGAAAAATAGCTGGCATGGTATCCAATCCCCCCTATATTCCCTCCTCTGATCTCCCTGGCTTACAACCAGAAGTTGCCCATCATGAACCCAGACTAGCCTTAGATGGTGGAGAAGATGGACTAACCGCCATTCGTTATTTAATCAATACCGCCCCTGCTTATCTGCAAAGCCAGGGCCTGTGGCTCATAGAAATGATGGCCGGTCAGGCTCCCCAGGTAGAAACCTTGTTAAAAGCACAAGGCAGTTATGACGCTATTCAGATTTTCAAAGATTTAGCCGGAATTGAACGTTTCGCCCTAGCCCTACGCCGCTAA
- a CDS encoding glycosyltransferase — protein MIGRQHQLQIVSPRGSSDKLLPIKQVEGELQPCIPKTKYADPAIIPNNAVLANMWDYARQVQGDYDLILNFSHEWLPFYLSPFFSCPVLHYVCIGASILVIDRQIERVAHLCPGTLGAHTRVQAATYSVPQSFRILGGAIDITQYEFCPEPGDSFAWAGRITPNKGLEDAIAVANTTGLKLKIFGLMQNPEYWEQIRQDYPNAPIEYMGFLPTKKFQGELGECRALLMTHRWIEALGRVALEALACGVPVISYRRGGPLEIVVDGETGWLVEPDNLEELIGAMKRIDQINRYLCRQRAETEYSLPALGNRLEQWFEEVLRRYPSQ, from the coding sequence ATGATCGGGCGACAACATCAATTACAAATTGTTTCTCCTAGAGGTTCCTCAGACAAATTATTGCCTATCAAACAAGTGGAGGGAGAACTCCAACCTTGCATCCCGAAAACTAAGTATGCAGACCCAGCTATCATCCCCAATAATGCAGTTCTGGCTAATATGTGGGATTATGCTCGTCAAGTGCAGGGAGATTATGACCTGATCCTTAACTTTAGTCACGAATGGTTGCCGTTTTACCTGTCCCCCTTTTTTAGTTGTCCCGTTCTTCACTATGTCTGTATCGGAGCGTCGATATTAGTCATTGATCGCCAAATCGAACGAGTCGCTCACCTCTGTCCGGGAACGTTAGGGGCCCATACAAGAGTGCAAGCAGCCACCTACTCAGTACCTCAATCCTTTCGGATTTTAGGCGGAGCTATTGACATTACTCAATATGAATTTTGCCCTGAACCCGGAGACAGTTTTGCTTGGGCTGGCCGAATTACACCGAACAAAGGACTTGAGGATGCTATTGCAGTTGCTAATACTACAGGCCTCAAGCTGAAAATTTTTGGGCTCATGCAGAACCCAGAATATTGGGAACAGATTCGTCAAGACTATCCTAATGCTCCTATAGAATATATGGGCTTTTTACCTACCAAAAAATTTCAAGGGGAATTAGGGGAATGTCGGGCCTTGTTAATGACCCATAGATGGATTGAGGCGTTGGGACGAGTAGCGTTAGAAGCTTTAGCCTGTGGTGTGCCTGTGATTTCTTATCGTCGGGGCGGCCCGTTAGAGATTGTCGTGGATGGCGAAACTGGCTGGTTAGTGGAACCTGATAACCTAGAAGAGTTAATAGGGGCAATGAAAAGAATTGACCAAATTAATCGCTATTTATGTCGCCAACGAGCCGAAACCGAATATTCCTTGCCAGCTTTGGGTAATAGACTAGAACAATGGTTTGAAGAGGTTCTCAGACGCTATCCCAGCCAGTAA